The following are encoded together in the Gammaproteobacteria bacterium genome:
- a CDS encoding nucleotidyltransferase family protein has product MSQVEDQDVGAALRVGGIVLAAGRGRRFGSDKREARLSDGTGMLERSAGLLAAVCDELLVVIGEDDHEQDYRGRFGAARVLRSPRSDGGMGYSLADAVAQSLHWDACLVMLADKPFVAPATMARVRELLDEHQLVVPTFGQAWGHPVGFARQHFFALTRLEGEAGARTLIAAERDQCLFLELDDPGVIADVDTPQQLDYWSGLLER; this is encoded by the coding sequence TTGAGTCAGGTGGAGGATCAGGATGTGGGGGCAGCCTTGCGGGTAGGCGGTATCGTGCTGGCGGCGGGACGCGGGCGGCGCTTCGGCTCGGACAAGCGCGAGGCGCGGCTGTCCGATGGCACCGGCATGCTGGAACGCAGCGCCGGGCTGCTGGCGGCCGTGTGCGACGAGCTGCTGGTGGTGATCGGCGAAGACGATCACGAACAGGATTACCGCGGGCGATTTGGTGCCGCCCGGGTGTTGCGCTCGCCGCGCAGCGATGGCGGCATGGGCTATTCGCTCGCCGATGCGGTCGCGCAGTCGCTGCACTGGGATGCCTGCCTCGTGATGCTGGCCGACAAGCCCTTCGTGGCGCCGGCGACGATGGCTCGGGTACGCGAGCTGCTGGATGAGCATCAGCTGGTGGTGCCGACGTTCGGCCAGGCCTGGGGACATCCGGTGGGCTTTGCGCGACAGCATTTTTTTGCGCTGACCCGGCTCGAAGGTGAAGCCGGTGCGCGGACCCTGATTGCTGCCGAACGTGATCAATGCCTGTTCCTGGAGCTCGATGATCCGGGCGTGATCGCCGATGTCGATACCCCGCAGCAACTTGATTACTGGAGTGGGCTGCTGGAGCGCTGA